Part of the Eshraghiella crossota genome is shown below.
AATAAAAGAACTTGAAGACTATGAGACCTGCAACGCATATATCCAAGGCTTTATAGGCCACTATCTGCTGGATTCGGCTATTCATCCTTATGTATACTGCAGGGTAACCACAAAGCCTGACAAAGAAGTTCTCGGTGTGCATTTCGGTCTTGAAACGGATATTGACCGGGAAGTCCTCATGCATTACAAAGGCATGAGCTTAACTGATCTGAATCACAAAAAAGCAATAGATATCACACCAAAAGAACAGGATGCCATTGCAAGGCTTCTTCACAAGGCAATTTTAGCTACATACGATATTGATATTTCCATAAGAATGATTAAGGCGGCCGTTATATCATTTAAGATTGAAAGCAGCATAATTATGGATAAAAAAGCCAATAAGCATAAGGTAATCAGTAAAATCGAGGATATGACGTTCCATCATCCGTTTTTATCCCCTCTTCTGATTAACGATGTAACCCATTCTAAGGATTCCTGCAATGAAACTCACGAAGAGTGGTATAACCCATGGGATGACACAATTACCTCCACCCAGTCCGTTTTTGATATTATGGATGGTAAAATCCCTAAATATGTGAATGCCTTAGAACTTATGGACTGTGCATTACTGAATTCCTACAACAGAATACCGGACAATTCTCCTGCGGTTCTTAAGGAACTTGGCAACCTTTCATATACAAGCGGTCTTGACTGCACTATCCCTTTAAAAAGATAAAAAATCACCGTGATAAGCCTCACAAAGACTAATCACGGTGTTATTTTTTACATATATTTTTTCATTGTATCATTGATAAGTGCGCCGTCTTCAAAATAATTAATTCTCATAGACGCTTTAACTTCTTTAAGGGTCTCTGCAGCTGCTTTCTGTGCTTCCTCACTGCCTCTCTTTAAGATATCATACACCTCAGGAATATTCTTTTCCCAGTATTTTCTTCTCTCCCTTATCGGAGCCAGTTCTTCCTGCATTACATTATTAAGGAACTTCTTTACTTTGACATCTCCAAGTCCGCCTCTGCGGTAATGTGCCTTTAACTCATCAAGGCTGGCATAATCAGGTAAAAATTTTGCAAAATGCTCATCCTTACAGAAAGCATCAAGATAAGTAAATACCGTATTGCCTTCAACCTGTCCCGGATCTTCAACTTTAAGATGGTTAGGATCGGTATACATGGACATAACCTTCTTGCGTACATCTTCTTCTGTGTCTGCAAGATAAATACAGTTGCCCAGAGATTTACTCATCTTAGCCTTGCCGTCCGTACCCGGAAGTCTTAAACAAGCCTTGTTGTCAGGTAAAAGAATCTGTGGTTCGACAAGTGTCTCACCGTAAATTGTATTAAATTTATTAACGATTTCCCTTGCCTGCTCAAGCATAGGCATCTGGTCTTCTCCTACAGGAACCGTTGTTGCTTTAAATGCTGTAATATCAGAAGCCTGACTGATAGGATAGCATAAAAATCCGGCAGGAATTGTCCCGCCAAAGCCTCTCATCTCTATCTCGCTCTTGATTGTAGGATTACGGTGAAGTCTTGCTTCCGTAACCAGATTCATATAATAAAAAGTTAATTCCGTAAGTTCCGGAACCATTGACTGTATAAATATAACTGATTTTTCAGGGTCAATACCACATGATAAATAATCAAGTGCTACTTCCACAATGTTCTCCCTGATTTTGTCCGGATTATCATAATTATCTGTCAATGCCTGGGCATCTGCAATCATTATATAAATTTTATCATATTCTCCGGAGTTCTGTAATTCAACTCTTCTCTTAAGTGAACCAACGTAATGACCGATATGAAGTCTTCCGGTTGGTCTGTCACCTGTTAAAATAATCTTACTCATTGCCTGTTACCTCTAAAATATTTATAGTATTAATTTTATAGTATGTTAAAAAAAAGTCAAGCAAAAGAGCATTATGGTCTTGGCATTTCCTTATCCTTGATTGCATGGACAAGAAAATATATCCAGATTACAGCAAATACAACATCCCATATATTTCTTATAATGTTAAAAACAATAATTCTAGGCAAAATATTCAGCAGAATACATATTGCAAGATTAATAACAAAAACTATTCCCTGATATAAAACAACCTGTCCTTTGTATATATTCTGTTTTACAAATGCAATTATCGAAGGTATAAATCCAATTATTATACTAAGTATTACTCCAAACGCATTCCATCCTATTAAACGTGACATCTCTATCCTCCGTATATAACAAGGGCCACATTGAAGTGGCCACATGCATATTATTCTGTTGTTGTAGATTTTGACTTGTAGTAGTCATCAAAAAGCTTATTAACCGCATCCAGTGTTTCACTGCAGATTGACGGAAGCTTACCGCCCCATGTCTTTTCTGCCTGTTCATAACCCTTCTTAACAGCCGCCTGCATTTCCTTCATCTTATCAACGTCATCACCTGCGAGAGCCATGGCAAAATCAAACATTCTCTCCGATGTCTGCTTGACTCCGTAATAACCGTCCTCGGAAATGTCAGCCTGTGCCTGTGCCTTAGTCTGTGCATCCACTGTGAACTTCCCACTTGAAAGCATCTTCCAAATACTGTCATAAGTAGCACCCTGATTATTAAACATCTTCTGTACAAGACTTGTAAGCTGGTTCTGTCTGTCTTCCTGGTCCTGCTTAAGCTTCTGCACAAGAGCTGCTCTGTCGCTCTCACTCATCTTGCTTATTGAGTATGTAGCACTTGACTTAACTTCTGATTTCTCATATACCGCAGCCTTATCTTCCTTAGACTCAGATGATTTCTTCTCTGCTGTCTTTGAAGAAGAATAGTCTGAATACGTATTTGTAGATGATACACTACCTGAAACATTAACGTCCATATATGACCTCCTTGTATTATGTGTGCAAATCCTTTTGCCTGTTATACTTTTTATATCGGTTCAGGTTAAGATTTAATTAACTCTATCTGTTATCAATTTTTTCGGGATACATATCATGGTTTGCCATTCTGTCTCCGGCAATCCTCTCCCACTTTGTTCCGGGCTTTCCGTAGTTGCAGTAAGGGTCAATGCTTATGCCTCCTCTTGGAGTAAATTTGCCCCACACTTCTATATATTTCGGTTCCATAAGTTTAATCAGGTCTTTCATGATTATATTAACACAGTCTTCATGAAAATCGCCGTGATTTCTGAAGCTGAAAAGATAAAGCTTCAGTGATTTGCTTTCCACCATTCTTACATCAGGTACATAAGATATTGTTATGGTTGCAAAATCAGGCTGTCCCGTTATAGGACAAAGACTTGTAAATTCAGGACAGTTAAATTTGACAAAATAGTCATTGTCCTGATGTTTGTTAATAAAGGTTTCAAGCACCTCAGGTGCATAATTATCGGCATATTTTACCTTCTGGTTTCCTAAAAGGGTTACGCCTTCTGTTTCTTCTTTGCTTCTGCCACTCATATTCATTCTCCTAAAACCGGGTCTTTTACATTATTTGCTTCAAATGCTTTCATCCTGTCTATACATGTGCCGCACTTCATGCAAGGCTTATCCCCGCCCTCGTAACAGCTCCACGTAAGCTCATAAGGAACTTTAAGTTCCAATCCTTTTTTAACAACCGTTGCTTTATTCCATGTAACAAGGGGCGCCTCTATCTTAAGCTGCCTGCCGCTTCCTTCGTAAACAGCGGTATTCATGGCATTATAAAATACCTCACTGCAATCGGGATAAGCATTGCCCGCTGCGTCATCCGCATGTGCCCCGTAATATATAACATCACATTTTTTTGATAAAGCAATACTTGCCGCTGTTGCAAGAAAAAGTCCGTTTCTGAAAGGTACGTAAGTTGACACAGGCTTTCCGTCAGTCTTTTCAAGCTGTTCTGCATAACTTTCATGTGGGATTTTTTCTGTTGAATGTGACAGAAGTGAACAATCGCTGTCCTTAAAAATAAGTGATAAATCTATTGCCATATGTTCAACTCCGTAATATTTGGCCACTTTTGTTGCAGCTTCAAGTTCTTTTGTATGTTTCTGTCCGTAAAATACAGATAAAGATACTACATTTTCTTTGCCGTATTTATCAACGGCCATGCCAAGGCATGTGGTAGAGTCAACTCCACCGCTTGATAATACCAATGCTCTCATAATTTCTCCTTTCTTAATCTGCAGGTCTGTTATTAATTCCCATAAGGAATTTCATCTGAAGTAGTTTATCCTTTGAAAATTCGCCTCTGAATGTTGTGGTAACGGTCTTACTGTTATTCTTTTTTATACCTCTTGCTGTCATGCAGCTGTGACAGCCTTCAATATACACGGCAATGTCTTCCGACTCCGTTACCGTTTCCATAATTTCTGCTATGTCGCTGCCAATCTTTTCCTGCAGCTGCAGACGTTTACCCACCATATCGGCAATTCTTGCGATTTTGCTTAAACCGATTACTTTACCGTTGGGAATATATGCTACGGAAACTTTCACATCATACATGAGGGCAAGATGATGTTCACAATAACTGAAAATATCAATATCTTTTACCAATACCATATCTTTACTGTCGGTTATGGTATCAAGTCCCTGTTCAAAAGTCTTATTAAACATTTCTGCGATTTCTTTGTTGGAATAATTCATCCCCTCAAAGACTTCTTCATACATCTTTGCCACTCTTTCGGGTGTGTCCTTAAGGCCCTCCCTGTCCGGATCATCACCTAATGCAATAAGTATTCCTCTTATATGCTTTTTAATTGCTTCTCTATCAATAGCCATTTCTGCCTCTTTTCCTGTTACACGCCTTTTTTATCCGGATCCCAGATAAATTTATGGAGCTGCAGCTGTAACCTAACTTTATTCATTTTTCTTTCTTTCATAAATTCTACTATGTCAGCAGGATCTATATTCCCGAAAACAGGACTTATATATACTTTTGTTCTTTTGCAAAGGTCATATTTTTGTATGATTTCTTCTGCTTTTTCCAAATCCTTAATGCTTCCCGATACAAATTTGACGGTGTCAATGTTCCTTAATATTTCAAAATTTCCAAGGCACATCTGCTCCTCCATCCTGCTTGTTGGAAGTTTATAATCCATGGTAAAACTTATATTTTTGCACACCGGCAGGTAAGGTTTCAGGTCCACGCTTCCATTTGTCTCAATTTCGACGGATAATTCCCTATCGTTATCAAGCAGTTCCAACAATATTGCCATATCCTTACGGAACAATGGTTCTCCTCCTGTAATAGTTACATTACGGATTCCTGATTTTTTAATAAGGCCGTATATTTCATTTTCATCCATGATTTCAAAGGATGCATCTCCTTTATTTGCCCATTTGGTATCACAATAAGAGCAGTCAAGGTTACAGCCTTTAAGTCTTAGGAAAAATGCAAGTTCACCTGCTTTTCTTCCTTCACCATTAATACTTACAAATGTTTCAACAACTTTATATTCTGCCATATCATTCTCCGTATACGGCACAGTCGTTTGGTGTCTCATATACGGACACACATTTTACCTGATAACCTTTTTCACTTATTCTGTCATAAAAATATTTTGAAAAATTTTCTGCTGTTGAGCGGAAATCAAGTTCAACAATCCTGAAGCCTTCATCTTTAAGTGCATTATAGGTATTTTCTTTTAATGAATTTTTTTCTATTATCAGACAATGGTCAAAATAATCTACTTCTTTTTTTATTGTCTCTTTTAACTCATCAAAATCAATTAACATCCCTCTTGTGTGGCTGTCTTTTTTCAATGCATCACCTTGAATTTCGACAACTACTCTCCAACGATGTCCATGTATATTGCTGCATTTGCCCTCATATCCTTTAAGGAAATGAGCTGCATCAAAACTGTGTTCAGATATTAACGAATACATATTTGCCTTCTTTCTTAATATTAAAACTATAAATAAAAGGGACAGCAGAGCTGTCCCTTTGGGAGCCCTGGTTTTATTTATAGACAGGATGGTACAAACGAACTGTCTTAAAATATATTAATTATAAATCTGTGAATCTGCTTTTGTGCGTGGTACAAAACATCCCGCTGCCGTAAATACAAGCCCAAGGCCTGCAACTATGGCAGTAAATAATGTAAATGTGGTAACTACAGAATCCTTAAATATGCTGACCAATGCAGCCAGGTTATGGTCAACACCCTTAATTGCTGACATTGAAACGGTTGCGATTGAAAATGTCGTCATTGCACTTAACAGGCCTACAATAAGGAAAGGTATTCCGATATGTAATAAAAGTGCCTTGACATAATGTCTGTTTACAATAACAACTCCTATAATCATTAATGCCAGTATTACGGCTGTAATCATAAATGCAAGTGATGAAAAAACTTTACCTGCTATATCAAATTCCTCAAGAAGGGTTCCATTGTTAATCTGCTCTATTGTGCTTTTAACATTACCATTCTCAAATGCACTTTCTATCACTGACATATCAGCATCGGAAAGCTTAATGTTTTCCATGCCTTCAACACGTGTATCTTCAAGTAAACCGGCTATATCCTGTGGTGTAAAGGATATATCGCCTTTTCCGTTAACAATTGCGTCTGCTGTATCCTCAAGCAATCCTTTAAAATATGGTGAAAGGTCCTTTTCCACAAATTCGTCAAAAGTATCCCTCGGAATTTCTTTAATATCCTTCATCTCACCAATTTTTTCATAAAGATAATCAGACATTGACTCATCATCATCTGTACTTTCAAAAAGGATATCGGATGATAATTTACTAAAGTCAAGTCTTGATGCCATTTTCCTAATATTATCAGCTTTCATTAAATGTTTAAATGCTGACATTCCAAGAAGAATAAATAAAAAAATAGCAATGAAAAAACTGAGTATAACTGAACCGGCTATTTTTCCGCCTGACCTTTTAATATATCCCGGATTATAATATTGCCGGTTATCATTATTGTTTTCAGAATAATAGTCCATTCAATTCCTCCTCTATCTGACAAATTTTGCTCTCAGTCTGGCAACATTCTCGTCATATACTTTCTGCTGTTTTGCTCTTTTTGCAGCAGCTTTGACCTTGTCAGCCACCTGTTCAAAAGGCATAACACTTGCGTCTTCCCTCTCATCCACTCTTATAAGATGATATCCGAATTTAGTCTTTACAGGTCCAAGAATCTTATTGAGTTCTCCGTTAAATGAAGCATCCTCAAATTCCTTTACCATCTGTCCTTTACCAAAA
Proteins encoded:
- a CDS encoding zinc dependent phospholipase C family protein yields the protein MPGFVTHHIFGINAFHGLPKGNAKDIIRKHNKAYSLGLQGPDLFFYFLPTSSGLFPNIANKMHKENTGEFFNQLIIACSTIKELEDYETCNAYIQGFIGHYLLDSAIHPYVYCRVTTKPDKEVLGVHFGLETDIDREVLMHYKGMSLTDLNHKKAIDITPKEQDAIARLLHKAILATYDIDISIRMIKAAVISFKIESSIIMDKKANKHKVISKIEDMTFHHPFLSPLLINDVTHSKDSCNETHEEWYNPWDDTITSTQSVFDIMDGKIPKYVNALELMDCALLNSYNRIPDNSPAVLKELGNLSYTSGLDCTIPLKR
- the trpS gene encoding tryptophan--tRNA ligase: MSKIILTGDRPTGRLHIGHYVGSLKRRVELQNSGEYDKIYIMIADAQALTDNYDNPDKIRENIVEVALDYLSCGIDPEKSVIFIQSMVPELTELTFYYMNLVTEARLHRNPTIKSEIEMRGFGGTIPAGFLCYPISQASDITAFKATTVPVGEDQMPMLEQAREIVNKFNTIYGETLVEPQILLPDNKACLRLPGTDGKAKMSKSLGNCIYLADTEEDVRKKVMSMYTDPNHLKVEDPGQVEGNTVFTYLDAFCKDEHFAKFLPDYASLDELKAHYRRGGLGDVKVKKFLNNVMQEELAPIRERRKYWEKNIPEVYDILKRGSEEAQKAAAETLKEVKASMRINYFEDGALINDTMKKYM
- the queF gene encoding preQ(1) synthase — protein: MSGRSKEETEGVTLLGNQKVKYADNYAPEVLETFINKHQDNDYFVKFNCPEFTSLCPITGQPDFATITISYVPDVRMVESKSLKLYLFSFRNHGDFHEDCVNIIMKDLIKLMEPKYIEVWGKFTPRGGISIDPYCNYGKPGTKWERIAGDRMANHDMYPEKIDNR
- the queC gene encoding 7-cyano-7-deazaguanine synthase QueC — encoded protein: MRALVLSSGGVDSTTCLGMAVDKYGKENVVSLSVFYGQKHTKELEAATKVAKYYGVEHMAIDLSLIFKDSDCSLLSHSTEKIPHESYAEQLEKTDGKPVSTYVPFRNGLFLATAASIALSKKCDVIYYGAHADDAAGNAYPDCSEVFYNAMNTAVYEGSGRQLKIEAPLVTWNKATVVKKGLELKVPYELTWSCYEGGDKPCMKCGTCIDRMKAFEANNVKDPVLGE
- the folE gene encoding GTP cyclohydrolase I FolE is translated as MAIDREAIKKHIRGILIALGDDPDREGLKDTPERVAKMYEEVFEGMNYSNKEIAEMFNKTFEQGLDTITDSKDMVLVKDIDIFSYCEHHLALMYDVKVSVAYIPNGKVIGLSKIARIADMVGKRLQLQEKIGSDIAEIMETVTESEDIAVYIEGCHSCMTARGIKKNNSKTVTTTFRGEFSKDKLLQMKFLMGINNRPAD
- the queE gene encoding putative 7-carboxy-7-deazaguanine synthase QueE codes for the protein MAEYKVVETFVSINGEGRKAGELAFFLRLKGCNLDCSYCDTKWANKGDASFEIMDENEIYGLIKKSGIRNVTITGGEPLFRKDMAILLELLDNDRELSVEIETNGSVDLKPYLPVCKNISFTMDYKLPTSRMEEQMCLGNFEILRNIDTVKFVSGSIKDLEKAEEIIQKYDLCKRTKVYISPVFGNIDPADIVEFMKERKMNKVRLQLQLHKFIWDPDKKGV
- the queD gene encoding 6-carboxytetrahydropterin synthase QueD, with the protein product MYSLISEHSFDAAHFLKGYEGKCSNIHGHRWRVVVEIQGDALKKDSHTRGMLIDFDELKETIKKEVDYFDHCLIIEKNSLKENTYNALKDEGFRIVELDFRSTAENFSKYFYDRISEKGYQVKCVSVYETPNDCAVYGE